The Solibacillus daqui genome has a segment encoding these proteins:
- a CDS encoding ABC transporter ATP-binding protein, with the protein MEAILKTTNLSIKFGEHKAVDGVNFEMPAKHFKSIIGPNGAGKTTFFNLISGELEPTEGDVLLKGASLKKKSSVERTRLGVGRSFQITNVFPNLTVLENVRLAVQSKRKVRFDMFRHFLQYKNITAEAEQILQQVLLTDKMHQVANQLSHGEKRKLEIGMLLALDTEILLLDEPTAGMSLEEVPAILEVIRSIKERGDKTILLIEHKMDMIIDLSDSIMVLFNGTLLADGTPKEIMDNETVQQAYLGGLAYE; encoded by the coding sequence ATGGAAGCTATTTTAAAGACAACGAATCTATCAATAAAATTCGGTGAACATAAGGCTGTAGACGGTGTGAATTTTGAAATGCCGGCTAAACATTTCAAATCGATTATTGGTCCTAATGGTGCAGGGAAGACGACCTTTTTTAACTTAATTAGTGGGGAGCTCGAACCTACAGAAGGCGATGTACTTTTAAAAGGGGCGTCATTAAAGAAAAAGTCCTCTGTTGAACGAACGCGCTTAGGGGTTGGTCGTTCATTTCAAATTACCAATGTATTTCCTAATTTAACTGTCTTAGAAAATGTACGTTTAGCAGTACAGTCAAAACGCAAAGTTCGCTTTGATATGTTCCGCCATTTTTTACAATACAAAAATATTACAGCAGAAGCGGAGCAAATTTTACAGCAAGTGCTCTTAACGGACAAAATGCATCAAGTAGCCAATCAACTATCACATGGTGAAAAACGCAAGCTAGAAATAGGGATGTTACTAGCATTAGATACAGAGATTTTACTATTAGATGAGCCAACTGCTGGCATGTCTTTAGAGGAAGTACCTGCCATTTTAGAGGTGATTCGTTCGATTAAAGAGCGCGGAGACAAAACAATTTTATTAATTGAACACAAAATGGATATGATTATCGATTTGTCGGATTCAATTATGGTGTTATTTAACGGTACATTGCTGGCAGATGGGACACCGAAAGAAATTATGGACAATGAAACGGTGCAACAAGCGTACTTAGGGGGACTTGCGTATGAATGA
- a CDS encoding ABC transporter ATP-binding protein has protein sequence MNDILKLGQVETYISQYHILQGISFEAKVGAVSVLLGRNGAGKTTTLRTIMGLTPAAKGSVIFDGKDISKMATYEIANHGIGYVPENQGIFAELTVEENMRVAVRKETESVMQKQDYILELFPDLKKFWKKHGGNLSGGQKQMLAMARAFVNDSKLLLIDEPSKGLAPIVIEKVMEAITEMKKHTSILLVEQNFMMASRIGDTYTLIDDGRTVQSGTMEMLIEDEQLKRKYLGIG, from the coding sequence ATGAATGATATTTTAAAGCTTGGACAGGTTGAAACCTATATTTCGCAATACCATATTTTACAGGGCATTTCGTTTGAGGCGAAGGTCGGGGCGGTATCGGTACTATTAGGTAGAAATGGCGCAGGGAAAACGACAACGCTTCGTACAATTATGGGATTAACGCCAGCTGCGAAAGGTTCGGTTATCTTTGATGGCAAGGATATTTCAAAGATGGCAACATACGAAATCGCTAATCATGGAATCGGTTATGTCCCAGAGAATCAAGGGATATTTGCAGAATTAACCGTTGAGGAAAATATGCGTGTAGCTGTTCGTAAGGAAACGGAATCCGTTATGCAAAAGCAAGATTATATATTAGAACTTTTCCCAGACTTAAAAAAGTTTTGGAAAAAGCATGGGGGTAATTTATCGGGTGGTCAAAAACAAATGCTGGCAATGGCCAGAGCATTCGTGAATGACAGCAAGCTATTACTCATCGATGAGCCATCTAAGGGATTAGCGCCAATCGTTATTGAAAAAGTAATGGAAGCAATTACAGAAATGAAAAAGCACACATCGATTTTACTTGTCGAGCAAAACTTTATGATGGCAAGCCGAATCGGTGATACGTATACACTGATTGATGATGGGCGAACGGTACAATCCGGTACTATGGAAATGTTGATTGAAGACGAACAATTGAAACGTAAATATTTAGGGATTGGTTAA
- a CDS encoding branched-chain amino acid ABC transporter permease, producing MELIISLTINGLATGMLIFLLAAGLTLIFGLMDVLNFAHGGLFVWGAYTGVFTYAWSESFVVGIIAAILTGLVLGFVTEKLIITPVYGNHVQQILITLGFMLVLQEMIKVVFGPNGVPVKVPPYLAGSWEIGELTIIKYRVFIIVVGFALFGILQFILKRTKVGLIVRAGVMNKEMTQALGINIKRVFLLVFMCGAALAALGGMLMAPYSGIVYAEMGMEYAILGFIVVVIGGMGSFQGSLMAAILVGLAGSFMAYYVPFLSVAVNMILMAIVLIFRPQGLFSVVKG from the coding sequence ATGGAGTTAATTATAAGTTTGACAATCAATGGTTTGGCAACAGGGATGCTTATTTTCTTATTAGCAGCAGGGCTAACGCTAATCTTTGGCTTAATGGATGTATTGAACTTTGCTCATGGCGGATTATTTGTGTGGGGCGCTTATACAGGGGTTTTCACTTATGCTTGGAGTGAAAGTTTTGTAGTAGGAATTATTGCAGCCATTTTAACAGGTCTTGTACTTGGCTTTGTTACTGAAAAGCTCATTATTACCCCGGTTTATGGAAATCACGTGCAACAAATTCTCATTACATTAGGTTTTATGCTGGTGCTTCAAGAAATGATTAAGGTTGTATTTGGTCCTAATGGTGTTCCAGTAAAAGTGCCGCCTTATTTAGCGGGAAGCTGGGAAATCGGTGAATTAACAATTATTAAGTACCGTGTATTTATTATTGTTGTGGGATTTGCTTTATTTGGTATTTTGCAATTTATTTTAAAACGTACAAAAGTGGGGTTAATTGTACGTGCGGGTGTTATGAATAAGGAAATGACACAAGCATTAGGGATCAATATTAAACGTGTCTTCCTACTTGTATTTATGTGCGGTGCAGCTCTTGCCGCTTTAGGGGGCATGCTGATGGCTCCTTATTCGGGAATTGTGTATGCCGAGATGGGAATGGAATACGCAATTTTAGGTTTCATTGTCGTTGTAATTGGCGGAATGGGAAGTTTTCAAGGTTCATTAATGGCAGCGATATTAGTTGGTCTTGCAGGAAGTTTTATGGCCTATTATGTACCATTTTTATCTGTTGCAGTGAACATGATTTTAATGGCAATCGTTTTAATTTTCCGTCCACAAGGCTTATTTTCGGTAGTGAAAGGGTGA
- a CDS encoding branched-chain amino acid ABC transporter permease, whose product MIKQPSILSKTNLFYALVVGVMIVLPIAMDSRTLTILLTQFCIFAILAMSYDILLGYTGIISFGHAMFFGVGAYSTAIMLSDFGPTLGSFMASIAVGIVLSSLISIVSGALTLRLKNHFYAMFTLAISGLFLVVAEKWRTVTKGNDGFTFRAPEFFRERLYFYLFVLICLVIVFILLKRFVSSPFGKVLVAIRENEQRTRSLGFKTLGYKIIASVVAGAVASLAGSLYAVSLRFVNTSVMTMDITLDALMMTIIGGVGTLIGPIIGAGVIEFAQHYLSGLARDYPIFERWIIFFGILYILAVIFFPRGIVGTVYMKYQEWSVKRGRKSATLKFVEEKE is encoded by the coding sequence ATGATAAAACAGCCGTCAATTTTATCAAAAACAAATTTATTTTATGCACTTGTAGTCGGGGTCATGATCGTATTGCCGATAGCAATGGACTCAAGAACATTAACGATTTTATTAACGCAGTTTTGTATTTTCGCTATTTTAGCGATGAGTTATGATATTTTACTTGGCTATACAGGAATTATTTCATTTGGTCATGCGATGTTTTTCGGGGTAGGAGCTTATTCAACAGCGATCATGCTAAGTGATTTTGGCCCTACTTTGGGGAGTTTTATGGCTTCGATTGCGGTAGGTATTGTGCTTTCGAGTTTAATTAGTATTGTCAGTGGCGCTCTTACATTACGCCTAAAAAATCACTTTTATGCGATGTTTACGTTGGCGATTTCGGGTTTATTTTTAGTCGTTGCAGAGAAATGGCGTACGGTAACGAAAGGAAATGATGGATTTACATTTCGTGCACCAGAATTTTTCCGTGAGCGTTTGTACTTCTATTTATTTGTATTAATTTGTTTAGTAATCGTCTTTATTTTACTGAAACGATTCGTTTCTTCTCCATTTGGAAAGGTACTTGTAGCAATTAGGGAAAATGAACAGCGTACACGCTCTTTAGGATTTAAAACGCTCGGTTATAAAATTATTGCTTCTGTTGTAGCGGGTGCAGTAGCAAGTTTAGCTGGTTCCTTGTATGCTGTGTCATTACGTTTTGTGAATACAAGTGTAATGACGATGGATATTACGTTGGACGCACTTATGATGACGATAATCGGAGGTGTCGGAACATTAATTGGACCGATTATTGGTGCGGGTGTCATTGAATTTGCACAGCATTATTTATCAGGACTTGCAAGGGATTATCCAATTTTCGAACGATGGATTATTTTCTTCGGAATTTTATACATTTTAGCAGTGATTTTCTTCCCACGAGGCATTGTTGGTACGGTTTATATGAAGTATCAAGAGTGGAGTGTGAAGAGAGGTCGTAAATCTGCAACTTTAAAATTTGTGGAAGAGAAGGAGTGA
- a CDS encoding 3-oxoacyl-ACP synthase, with protein MIGITGIGVHLPEGRMTGEEISKLAGIPKIVVETKMGIIEKVVAGPNDHPVEMSIKAARDAIFEAQIDAKEIDVIIYIGEEHKEYPLWTAAIKIQEEVGAANAWAFDVQLRCGTAIMAMKVAKSLMQADESIRTVLLAGGYRNHDFIDYKNERTRFMFNLGAGAGAMVLQRNAGGHEVLETELITDGSFSEDVVVPVGGTKQPLTSEHLQQGEYILDVLDPEGMKLRLEQKSLENFLKVIRRSLEKSGYSERDLSYVAMLHMKKSAHDYVLEELGLTGAHSIYLSHYGHIGQIDQILSLYLAREAGALQQGSIVSLVSAGIGYAWGAITIKWGA; from the coding sequence ATGATTGGAATTACGGGGATTGGTGTGCACTTACCAGAAGGGCGTATGACAGGGGAAGAAATTTCAAAACTTGCAGGTATTCCTAAAATTGTCGTTGAAACGAAGATGGGGATTATCGAAAAAGTTGTCGCTGGACCAAATGATCATCCTGTTGAAATGAGTATTAAAGCTGCACGTGATGCCATTTTCGAAGCACAAATAGATGCAAAAGAAATTGATGTCATTATTTATATTGGTGAGGAACATAAAGAATATCCACTTTGGACAGCAGCAATAAAAATTCAAGAAGAAGTTGGTGCTGCTAATGCATGGGCATTTGATGTGCAGTTGAGATGTGGTACTGCCATCATGGCGATGAAGGTTGCTAAAAGCTTGATGCAGGCAGATGAATCAATTCGTACGGTGTTATTGGCTGGTGGTTATCGCAATCATGATTTTATAGATTACAAAAATGAGCGAACTCGTTTTATGTTTAATTTAGGTGCAGGTGCAGGTGCGATGGTTTTGCAAAGGAATGCTGGAGGTCATGAAGTACTAGAAACAGAACTCATTACAGATGGCTCTTTTTCGGAAGATGTTGTCGTACCTGTCGGGGGAACGAAACAACCATTAACGTCAGAGCATTTACAACAAGGTGAATATATTTTAGATGTGTTAGATCCTGAAGGGATGAAACTTCGATTAGAGCAAAAGTCACTTGAGAACTTTTTAAAGGTAATTCGACGTTCTTTAGAGAAAAGTGGATATAGCGAGCGAGATTTGAGTTATGTGGCCATGTTGCATATGAAAAAATCTGCGCATGATTATGTCTTAGAAGAACTTGGTTTAACGGGAGCGCATTCGATTTATTTATCGCATTACGGCCATATTGGTCAAATCGATCAAATACTATCACTCTATCTTGCTAGAGAAGCGGGAGCACTTCAACAAGGCAGCATCGTTTCCTTAGTAAGTGCAGGTATTGGTTATGCATGGGGAGCAATTACTATAAAATGGGGGGCTTAA
- a CDS encoding alpha/beta fold hydrolase gives MNQLDNLHKVALSNGETLSYRKRDGGDEVVVLIHGNMTSSKHWDILMESLDERFTIYAVDMRGFGESTYNQRITSIKDFSEDIKLWVDALQLNHFTIIGWSTGGNVAMQFCADYPNYSKNLVLFASGSTRGYPFYSSNPDGTPNLKDRFMTIEQIEQDQVKTIPMQQMYDTKNRDALKFVWNSVIYTHNQPDEARYEQYVDDMLTQRNLADVYHALNTFNISAVDNEVAKGTNQVCTIQVPTLVLYGDRDFVVIEAMTNEIIEDFEGRAQVKKLQNCGHSPLIDCLDETKEIIEQFILL, from the coding sequence ATGAATCAATTAGATAATTTACACAAGGTAGCATTATCAAATGGTGAAACGTTATCCTATCGCAAACGTGATGGTGGCGATGAAGTGGTTGTACTAATTCATGGTAATATGACATCTTCAAAGCATTGGGATATATTGATGGAATCGCTGGATGAACGCTTTACAATCTATGCAGTTGATATGCGTGGATTTGGCGAATCGACTTACAATCAGCGTATAACGTCAATTAAAGATTTTAGTGAAGATATAAAGCTATGGGTGGATGCGTTACAACTGAATCATTTCACAATAATTGGTTGGTCGACAGGTGGTAATGTAGCGATGCAGTTTTGTGCAGACTATCCAAATTACAGTAAAAATCTCGTGCTTTTTGCATCAGGTTCGACACGCGGCTATCCGTTTTATAGCTCAAATCCTGATGGTACACCAAACTTAAAAGACCGTTTCATGACGATTGAGCAAATTGAACAAGACCAAGTTAAAACGATTCCAATGCAACAAATGTATGATACAAAAAATCGTGACGCTTTAAAGTTTGTTTGGAATAGCGTGATTTATACGCACAATCAACCAGATGAAGCTCGCTACGAACAGTATGTAGACGATATGCTGACGCAACGTAACTTAGCCGACGTGTATCATGCATTAAATACGTTTAATATAAGTGCAGTTGACAATGAAGTAGCAAAGGGGACAAATCAAGTATGCACCATTCAAGTTCCGACTTTAGTTTTATATGGTGACCGAGATTTTGTTGTAATCGAGGCAATGACAAATGAGATTATCGAAGATTTTGAGGGACGAGCGCAAGTAAAAAAACTACAAAACTGTGGGCATTCACCGCTAATCGATTGTTTAGATGAAACGAAAGAAATAATTGAGCAATTTATTTTATTGTAA